A region of the Arsenicicoccus dermatophilus genome:
CCCACTCCCACGTGGAGGAGTGGATGTCCGGGTCGCGCATCCAGTCCCACTGGCCGTGGATGACGTTGTGGCCGATCTCCATGTTCTCGATGATCTTGGCGGTGGCCATCAGGCCGGTGCCGAGCACCCAGGCGGCCTTGTGGCGGCCGGCGAGCACCAGCGTGGCGCGGCCGGCGAGCTCCATGGTGCGGTGCAGGCGGATGGCCCGGCGGATGTATGCCGCATCGGCGGCGCCGCGGCTGGCGACGATCCGCGCGCGCAGTTCGTCGAGCTCGGCCCCGAGGGCGGCCACGTCCTCGTCGCTGAGGTGGGCGGCGTGCTCGGGCCGACGCCGGGGACCGCCGTCGGACGCGAGACCGGGCACGCGGGGCTGGACCGCGTCGGCGGCGCTGTCCGCCGGCCGCTGCTCGTCGTCGGGGTTGACGGCGGGTCGCTGGGCAAGGGTGGTCATGGTGCTCCTCAGATCTCGAGGTGGCAGGGTCCCGCGGGCGCGGAGACGCAGGTCTGGATGGGTTGGCCCTCGTCGCCGTGGACCTCGCCGGTGCGCAGGTCACGCACCTTGCCCGCACGCAGCGGGGTGAGGCAGGTGTGGCAGATGCCCATGCGGCAGCCGCTCGGCATCACGACCCCGGCCTCCTCGGCGGCCTCCAGGAGCGTGGTCGAGCCGTCGACCTCGATCTCCTTGTCCGACCGCAGGAAGGTCACGAGACCGCCCTCGCCGCCCTGGCCCTCGAGCACGACGGGGGCGAACCTTTCGATGGTCAGCTGCTCCCTGGACTCCACCTGCCACAGCCGGGCCGCAGCCTCGAGGAGGTCGGCGGGCCCGCAGGCATAGGCCGCGCGGGTGCGCCAGTCGGGGCAGACGTCGTCGAGGTCGGCGGTGTCGGTGAGGTCGATGCGGCCCCGCTCCCCGGTGTGCCACTGGACGACCCGCAGCCCGGGGTGCCGGGCGGCCAGGTCGTCGAGCTCGTCGGCGAAGACCGCGTCGTCGCGGCTGCGGGAGGAGTGGACGAGGACCACGTCGGCGTCCTCGCGGCGGGCGACGAGGGTCCGCACCATCGACATGACGGGGGTCAGGCCGCTGCCGGCGGTGAGCATGAGCAGGGGGCGCGGGTGCTCGGGGAGGACGAAGTCGCCCTGGGGCACGTCCAGGTGGAGCACGTCGCCGGGGCGGGTGTCGCGGGCCAGGGCGGTGGAGACCAGGCCCTCGACGTGCACGGTGATCGCCGGGTCCTGGCCGGCGCCGCTCGAGATGGAGTAGGACCGCCAGTGGCGGACCCCGTCGACCTCGACGCCGACGCGGGCCCACTGCCCGGCGAGGTGGTCGTCCCACCCGCGGCCGGGGCGGAAGCGGATGGTCGTGGTGTCGGCGGTCTCGGGGACGACGGCGGTGACGACGCCGCGCAGCGTGCGGGAGGAGGCGAGGGGGTCCAGCAGGCCGAGGTAGTCCGCGGGGTGCAGCGGCGTGGTCAGCGGCTTCACGAGCGGCTCGACGGCCGGGTGGGAAAGAGCCACGCCCAGGGTGCGGCCGAGGACCCCTGCGAGGGGCTTGGCGACACGGTCCAGGGGAGGCATCGAAGGCATGCTCCATTCTTGCCCGCAGATCCCTGCCAATACTCGTCGTCCCGCGACCGTATTCTGCGGCGTACTTGTTGCTCGGGGATAAGATCTGGACTCGTGACCGCCGACACTCCCGCCGAGCCGCCGCCGTGGTTGTCACTCAAGGCTGAAGTCGCCGAACTGCTGAGACCCCACATGGACGAGATCGTCACCGAGATCATCACCATGGTCCCTCGCGACGTGCCCGAGTACGCCCGACCCATGGAGGGCAGGTTCGGCATGGGCCTGCACCGCGGGGTCGCCATCGCGATGCAGCGTTTCCTGGAGCTGCCGGGCACGGCCGAGCCGGCGCTGGGCCCCGACTCCAGACGGGTGTATGCCGAGCTGGGCCGGGGGAGTACCGCTCCGGGCGGCAGCTCGGGGCGCTGCTGGGCGCCTACCGCTCCGGGGCCCGGGTGACCTATCGCTGCGTGGCCCGGATCGCGGTGGCGAGGGGGGAGTCCGCCGAGGCGCTGGTCCCGCTCGGGGAGTCGATCTTCGCCTACATCGACGAGCTGTCGGCCGCCTCGGTGGAGGGCTATGCGGACGAGCAGAACGCCCAGGCGGGGGAGGTGGAGCGCCGCCGCGGCGAGCTCGCCGGGCTGCTGCTGCGCGGTCGGGTCGAGCTGGGCGACCTGCCCCAGGCCGCCGCGGCGGCGGGGTGGCCCCTGCCCGAGGAGATCGCCGTCGTCGTGGTGCCCCGCGAGCACGCCTCGGGGCTGCGGATCGCGCTGGGGCGCAGCAGCCTGGTGCTGCAGCGCGACGAGGAGATGCTGGCCCTGGTGCCGGCGACCACGACCTCCCGGGCTCGCAACGACCTGGAACGCGCCCTGCGGGGGCGCCGCGCGGCCGTGGGCCCCCCGCGGCCCCCGGCCCAGGTGCCCGAGTCCCTGCGCCTCACCCGGCTGACCCTGGCCCGCGCGGACGAGGCCGAGGCGCAGGGGATGCCGCGCCCCGACCCGGTCTACGTCCAGGACCACAGCGTCGACGTGGCGCTGGCGTCCGAGCCCGGTCTGATGACCGACCTCGCCCGGGTGCGGCTGGCACCCCTCGACCGCTTCGGCCCCGCCACGCGCGCTCGCCTCGCCCAGACGCTCTACCACTGGCTGCTCCACTGGGGACAGCGCCAGCCCGTGGCCGAGGCGCTGTCGGTGCACCCGCAGACGGTGGGCTACCGCCTGGCCCAGCTGCGCGAGGCCTACGGCCCGGAGCTCGACGACCCCAAGGTGCGGCTGGAGCTGCTCCTCGTCCTGCGCGCCGGCCACCGCTGAGCACCGGGGCGCGGCGGACGCGGACGGCCCGGGACGACCACCGCCCGCGGCCGACGATGCCACCCGCGGCCGACGGCGCCGGTGCCGGACGGCCACCGGTCGCGGCTGTGGACGACGCGACGCAGCGCCCGACCCCCTGCTCCTAGCCTGGACGGGTGCCCCTCCCGGTCCTGCTCACGTCCCTCGCCCTGGCCGGGCTCGGCCTGCCCGCAGGCCGAGCGGTGACCCGGTGGGGCGAGCGGCGGGGCTACCTGCGCCCGGGCGACCGGCCGCGCCGCGACGGCTCGCTGCGGTGGGTCACCCCGGCCTGCGTGCTGCTGCCCGCCCTCGTCGCCGCGGTGCTCGCGTCGCGCGGGCACGGCGGCCTGGCCCTGGTCGTCGGCCCCCTCGTGTGGGGGATGGTCGCCCTGGCCGTCGTGGACCTGGACGTCCACCGCCTCCCCGACCGGCTCCAGCTGCCGGCATACCCCCTGGTCGCCCTGCTGCTCGCCGCGCTGGCCGCCGTGACTCGCAACCCCGCACCCCTCGTCCGCTCCGGGAGCGCCACCGTCGTCGTGCTCGCCGTGGGCTCGCTGCTGTGGCTGACCGCCCCCCGCCACGGCCTCGGCCTGGGCGACGTCAAGCTCGCCGGCCTGCTCGCAGCCCTGCTCGCCCAGCTCGGGTGGTCCCAGGTGCTGCTCGGGCTCTGGCTCGGCCTCGTCCTCGGCGGGGCCCAGGCGCTCGCGCTCCTGGCGACCCGCCGGGCCGGTCGGGGCGACCACCTCGCGCTCGGCCCGCCCCTGCTGGCGGGGACCTTGCTGGCGCTCGCGGCGGGCTGACGATCACCCTGCGCCGTCGCCGAGCCACCTAGGATGACGACCATGACGATCGCCTTCCTGGTCCTGCACTACCTCACTCTCGCCGTCCTGATCTTCGGCTACGTCCAGAGCATCGAGGCCGGCGCGGCCACGAAGACGATGGTCTGGGGTGCACGGCTGCAGCTGCTCACCGGTCTGCTGCTCACCATGGCTGCCGAGATGGCCAAGGACGCCAACCACGCCTTCGTCGGGATCAAGCTCGTGGTGATGCTGGCCGTCGTCGGCCTCACCGAGGTCTCCCACGCCCGCGGCCGGCGCGGGCAGGTCAAGCCGGCGCTGGTGCACGCCGCGGCTGCCCTCGTGCTGGTCAACGTGGTCGTCGCCTACACGATGCCCCACTGAGCCACCCCGCTGCGCCGCGGCCGAGAGGCCGGCACCCACCCGTTCACCGGGGTGTCGGCCTCTCGTCCGTCGAGGCGGGGCTTCCCCCGGGCGTCAGGCCCGGCAGCTCAGCCCTGGGCCTCGATCTCGGCGACCTTGTCCGGGTGTGCCGCGGCGTAGTCGTCGACCGCCCGGCGGATCCGGCGGCCCATGACCGTCGAGGCCAGCAGACCGCCGAGCACGAAGACCGCGAGCCCGACCCAGGCGAAGGCCTTGAGCCAGTGCTCGGCCGCGGTGCCCAGCACGTAGACGCCGTACGTCGTG
Encoded here:
- a CDS encoding ferredoxin reductase; translation: MPSMPPLDRVAKPLAGVLGRTLGVALSHPAVEPLVKPLTTPLHPADYLGLLDPLASSRTLRGVVTAVVPETADTTTIRFRPGRGWDDHLAGQWARVGVEVDGVRHWRSYSISSGAGQDPAITVHVEGLVSTALARDTRPGDVLHLDVPQGDFVLPEHPRPLLMLTAGSGLTPVMSMVRTLVARREDADVVLVHSSRSRDDAVFADELDDLAARHPGLRVVQWHTGERGRIDLTDTADLDDVCPDWRTRAAYACGPADLLEAAARLWQVESREQLTIERFAPVVLEGQGGEGGLVTFLRSDKEIEVDGSTTLLEAAEEAGVVMPSGCRMGICHTCLTPLRAGKVRDLRTGEVHGDEGQPIQTCVSAPAGPCHLEI
- a CDS encoding PucR family transcriptional regulator, translated to MTYRCVARIAVARGESAEALVPLGESIFAYIDELSAASVEGYADEQNAQAGEVERRRGELAGLLLRGRVELGDLPQAAAAAGWPLPEEIAVVVVPREHASGLRIALGRSSLVLQRDEEMLALVPATTTSRARNDLERALRGRRAAVGPPRPPAQVPESLRLTRLTLARADEAEAQGMPRPDPVYVQDHSVDVALASEPGLMTDLARVRLAPLDRFGPATRARLAQTLYHWLLHWGQRQPVAEALSVHPQTVGYRLAQLREAYGPELDDPKVRLELLLVLRAGHR
- a CDS encoding prepilin peptidase, with the protein product MPLPVLLTSLALAGLGLPAGRAVTRWGERRGYLRPGDRPRRDGSLRWVTPACVLLPALVAAVLASRGHGGLALVVGPLVWGMVALAVVDLDVHRLPDRLQLPAYPLVALLLAALAAVTRNPAPLVRSGSATVVVLAVGSLLWLTAPRHGLGLGDVKLAGLLAALLAQLGWSQVLLGLWLGLVLGGAQALALLATRRAGRGDHLALGPPLLAGTLLALAAG